The Aliiroseovarius pelagivivens genome contains a region encoding:
- a CDS encoding ArnT family glycosyltransferase — translation MSVTELFKSGSTASTTQKTVDDPIARRMAQIAVVIGFAVLLAAVYGRLMGYGLRRDEMMFVPPARLLGELSLYQDVFYNHVPYSAWYFRGFDLIFGAGGLLFSARMGIFAAWLLLVGVTSWLTLRLSNSVRLSLFSAVAILTCHPLMNEPGMAASNNLLQLPFALAGLGFFLIELKEQRLRVSRLFASGVCLSLAAGMKVSAIAFIPPVAIAAFLLPAALPFAVRVRRVALPILLGGLVGALPLFILLLSDPQLFLAHIVKFHSGPHVAYWEVNRLTEPGLALGLGAKAQLAYGTWLNGVPLIVGFVVLCFGWMAVTESTSFDDTEQSAFGPVLVVLGTLLTTAMMSFLPTPGFSQYYIAPLVVLPILAALMFARVPWSKHDYTRPVLAAASLLCVLTALPWLTPELRTTLGVGASTPQRMNAGGNALAATMTEHGIVNGKVATFLPIYPLEAGLDVYPELATGQFAYRIAPHTEPELAQHYVMAGPEQITSVFDTEPPAALLLGYEPKLEKPLLDYAIVHGYREVSVNGLNNRYGEGRVFLQPGEISE, via the coding sequence ATGAGTGTAACCGAACTGTTCAAATCTGGCTCAACGGCATCAACCACACAAAAGACGGTGGATGACCCTATTGCGCGTCGCATGGCGCAGATTGCTGTGGTGATCGGTTTCGCCGTGCTGCTGGCCGCAGTCTATGGCCGCCTGATGGGATACGGTTTGCGCCGCGACGAGATGATGTTCGTCCCCCCGGCCCGACTGTTAGGGGAACTGTCGCTCTACCAAGACGTCTTTTACAACCATGTCCCTTATTCAGCGTGGTACTTCAGGGGCTTCGATCTGATTTTCGGAGCCGGAGGGCTGCTATTCTCAGCCAGAATGGGAATTTTCGCCGCGTGGCTTTTGCTGGTTGGGGTAACCAGCTGGCTAACGTTGCGCCTGTCGAACTCTGTACGCCTATCCTTGTTTTCAGCCGTAGCGATCCTGACCTGCCATCCCTTGATGAACGAACCTGGCATGGCGGCATCCAACAACCTGTTGCAACTGCCCTTTGCCCTTGCCGGCCTTGGGTTCTTCCTGATTGAGTTGAAGGAACAGCGTCTCAGAGTGTCGCGTCTGTTCGCCTCGGGGGTATGCCTGTCCCTTGCGGCCGGTATGAAGGTCAGCGCGATCGCTTTCATTCCACCCGTTGCAATTGCGGCCTTCCTCTTGCCCGCAGCGCTTCCTTTTGCGGTTCGCGTACGCCGTGTGGCTCTGCCGATCCTTCTGGGTGGATTGGTCGGAGCACTGCCCCTTTTCATCCTGCTGTTGTCAGATCCTCAGCTGTTCTTGGCCCACATTGTGAAGTTCCACTCGGGACCTCATGTCGCTTACTGGGAGGTCAACCGCTTGACCGAGCCGGGTCTGGCCTTGGGGCTGGGCGCGAAAGCGCAACTCGCCTACGGGACCTGGCTAAATGGCGTCCCCCTGATCGTCGGCTTCGTCGTCCTTTGCTTTGGCTGGATGGCCGTCACCGAGTCCACAAGCTTCGACGACACCGAGCAGTCCGCGTTCGGTCCTGTTCTGGTCGTCCTTGGGACCCTTCTGACCACCGCGATGATGAGTTTCCTGCCCACGCCCGGCTTCTCGCAATACTATATTGCACCGCTTGTGGTGTTGCCCATTCTGGCCGCGTTGATGTTTGCCCGCGTGCCGTGGTCCAAGCATGACTATACACGACCGGTTCTTGCGGCTGCGTCGCTGCTATGCGTGCTGACCGCCCTGCCTTGGCTTACCCCAGAGCTACGCACCACACTTGGGGTCGGTGCCTCGACGCCGCAGCGTATGAACGCGGGCGGCAATGCCCTTGCGGCGACGATGACAGAACATGGCATCGTGAATGGCAAAGTGGCGACTTTCCTGCCGATCTATCCGCTTGAGGCAGGGCTTGATGTCTATCCAGAGCTGGCCACCGGGCAGTTCGCCTATCGGATCGCCCCTCATACCGAGCCTGAACTGGCCCAGCACTATGTGATGGCCGGACCAGAGCAGATCACGTCCGTATTTGACACGGAACCGCCCGCCGCCTTGCTGCTGGGATATGAGCCCAAACTGGAAAAACCACTTTTGGACTATGCAATAGTGCACGGTTATCGCGAAGTTTCAGTCAACGGGCTGAACAATCGATATGGCGAGGGCCGTGTTTTTCTTCAACCCGGGGAGATTTCTGAATGA
- the rfbF gene encoding glucose-1-phosphate cytidylyltransferase yields the protein MQTILLAGGLGSRLAEETVTVPKPMVEVGGRPIITRVMDIYSHFGHNDFIVASGYKSLCLKQYFANYHLIANNITVAVDSGKMDLTPASPGGWNVSVVDTGPKTMTSGRIRRLKEWLKPGPFMVTYSDGLGNIDINALIDFHKSHGKLATVTAVQPPARFGNIELAGDRVEAFTEKVRRRNTWINGGYFVFEPEVMDYFVDDMEPLEQSPLTQMAQDCELMAYKHDGFWHPMDTIRDRDTLNNLCEEETPPWMRFNEELSSDITALAI from the coding sequence ATGCAGACAATTTTGCTAGCCGGCGGTCTTGGCTCGCGTCTGGCGGAGGAAACCGTCACCGTCCCAAAACCCATGGTCGAGGTAGGTGGCCGTCCGATCATCACCCGCGTCATGGATATCTATAGCCATTTCGGGCACAACGACTTCATTGTCGCATCGGGATATAAGTCCCTGTGCCTGAAGCAGTATTTTGCCAACTACCACCTGATTGCCAACAACATCACGGTCGCCGTTGACAGCGGCAAGATGGACCTGACCCCGGCATCACCCGGTGGGTGGAACGTGTCCGTTGTTGACACCGGCCCAAAGACCATGACCAGCGGCCGCATTCGTCGCTTGAAAGAGTGGCTGAAACCCGGCCCCTTCATGGTCACCTACTCTGATGGGCTGGGGAACATCGACATCAATGCGCTGATCGATTTCCATAAATCCCATGGCAAGCTGGCCACCGTCACCGCCGTACAACCTCCTGCACGGTTCGGTAACATCGAACTGGCGGGCGACCGGGTGGAAGCCTTTACCGAAAAGGTGCGCCGTCGCAACACCTGGATCAATGGTGGCTATTTCGTCTTCGAACCCGAGGTCATGGACTATTTCGTCGATGACATGGAGCCATTGGAACAGTCGCCTCTGACCCAAATGGCGCAGGATTGCGAACTGATGGCCTATAAGCATGACGGGTTCTGGCATCCAATGGACACAATTCGCGACCGCGATACGTTGAACAACCTGTGCGAAGAGGAAACACCACCTTGGATGCGGTTTAATGAAGAGCTTTCGTCTGACATCACAGCCCTTGCGATTTGA
- the rfbG gene encoding CDP-glucose 4,6-dehydratase codes for MSGAVPSDFGGAFKGRHVLVTGHTGFKGGWISHWLMQLGARVSGIALAPEPGPNLCDATKLTGDMDSRLIDIRDREALLSCAGDIDADLVIHMAAQPFVRRSYAEPAATIATNVSGTAHVLDLARNMPSLKAVVVVTSDKCYENNEWGWGYRENDPMGGSDPYSASKGATELIAQSYRRSFFHAENGPQLATVRAGNVFGGGDWGEDRLIPDIVRAVAAGDPVQIRNPHSIRPWQHVLEPLSGYLALAAKLLTDGAPYSEGWNFGPDVSDTVDVRTLAGLMQHSWGPGGPQFEFGNPAVNLHEAGILRLDSTKAQTRLGWRPQLDLARAVLMTVDWYRAHLAVENMKDFTLSQIAHYGDLMDKRNHNNAPVAAQ; via the coding sequence ATGTCCGGCGCTGTTCCTTCTGATTTCGGCGGCGCGTTCAAAGGTCGCCACGTTCTTGTCACTGGCCATACCGGGTTCAAGGGCGGCTGGATCAGTCATTGGCTGATGCAGCTTGGCGCGCGCGTGTCAGGTATCGCCCTTGCCCCCGAACCGGGTCCAAACCTGTGCGATGCGACCAAGCTGACCGGTGACATGGACAGTCGGTTGATCGACATTCGTGACCGCGAGGCCTTGCTGTCTTGCGCAGGCGATATCGACGCTGATCTTGTGATCCACATGGCGGCGCAGCCCTTTGTGCGCCGGTCCTACGCCGAACCTGCTGCGACCATCGCAACCAATGTATCCGGTACGGCGCATGTGTTGGATCTGGCGCGCAACATGCCGTCACTGAAAGCCGTGGTCGTTGTGACCAGCGACAAGTGTTATGAAAATAACGAATGGGGCTGGGGGTATCGCGAAAACGACCCGATGGGCGGCTCGGATCCCTATAGCGCCTCGAAAGGCGCAACCGAGCTGATCGCGCAATCCTATCGCCGCTCGTTCTTCCACGCGGAAAACGGACCGCAACTGGCGACAGTGCGCGCAGGCAATGTGTTTGGCGGCGGGGATTGGGGCGAGGATCGCTTGATCCCAGACATCGTGCGTGCGGTGGCGGCGGGGGATCCCGTTCAGATCCGCAACCCTCACAGCATCCGCCCGTGGCAGCATGTTCTGGAACCACTCTCGGGCTATCTGGCGCTTGCAGCAAAGCTTCTGACCGATGGCGCCCCCTATTCCGAAGGCTGGAACTTTGGTCCGGATGTCTCGGATACGGTGGATGTACGAACGCTTGCTGGGTTGATGCAGCACAGCTGGGGACCAGGCGGTCCGCAGTTCGAATTTGGCAACCCGGCGGTAAATCTGCACGAGGCCGGCATTCTTCGGTTGGACAGCACCAAAGCACAGACCCGTCTTGGATGGCGTCCGCAGCTAGATCTAGCACGGGCCGTCCTGATGACGGTAGATTGGTATCGCGCCCATCTAGCCGTTGAAAACATGAAAGATTTTACCTTGTCCCAAATCGCCCATTACGGCGACCTGATGGACAAGAGAAACCACAATAATGCACCGGTTGCCGCGCAATAG